A genomic window from Pecten maximus chromosome 6, xPecMax1.1, whole genome shotgun sequence includes:
- the LOC117329153 gene encoding heat shock 70 kDa protein 12A-like — translation MKICIFLPRSYSIMASARKYLFVAAIDFGTTYSGYAFSSKDDFDNEPLKIKSNVWNSGTLMSYKAPTALLLKPDQTICSFGYEAETMMAEDGTSLKDHFYFHRFKMVLYNNKGLQRNTKIKDETGKSLPALDVFGHSIAFLNGHLTDAIKKQFGNIMDGDIKYVLTVPAIWDDNSKQFMREAALKAGILEEHLMIALEPEAASIYCQHIPVERASNSFLESARAGLAYMVVDLGGGTLDITIHQRQPDKTLKELHEATGGALGGKSVDDAFEKFVEEIVGQENIQQLKETSMDDYVHLLREFEMKKRQITEIKPEKVSMSVPFALVELLQKDKKRKGIDNAVKNSKFSSNVTSARQKLQIQNTEFRKFFQPTIDGIIKHMEDILYDEKFMDVKYILMVGGFSDCVLVQNAIRHRFTEKVVIVPDDAGLAVLKGAVLYGHQPRSISSRVARFTYGIQSWPAFDPRNHPADKKIVIDGVARCQDVFFKYIEIGQQVTPGHAESQVFQALKPDEESLECSVYVSSKRDPLFVDEEGCRELGVLKVPLGSSRRRGPAEVEETLIFGETELHVRARNRSTGKMYEASFDLLGEGF, via the exons ATGAAGATTTGTATATTTTTACCTAGATCTTACAGCATCATGGCTTCCGCAAGAAAATACCTATTCGTGGCAGCTATAGACTTTGGTACCACCTACTCTGGGTATGCTTTCTCTAGTAAAGATGATTTCGATAACGAACCGCTGAAAATCAAGAGCAACGTTTGGAACTCTGGAACTTTGATGTCGTATAAGGCTCCAACGGCACTCCTCCTCAAACCGGATCAGACCATCTGCTCCTTCGGCTACGAGGCCGAGACTATGATGGCAGAGGATGGCACTTCTCTCAAAGATCATTTTTACTTCCACAGGTTTAAGATGGTACTCTACAATAATAAG GGCCTACAACGCAACACGAAGATTAAGGACGAAACAGGAAAATCTCTGCCAGCCCTAGACGTATTCGGACACTCGATTGCCTTCCTGAATGGCCACCTGACGGACGCAATCAAGAAACAGTTTGGCAACATAATGGATGGTGACATCAAATACGTACTAACGGTACCCGCGATCTGGGACGATAACTCCAAGCAGTTTATGAGGGAAGCAGCACTCAAG GCTGGTATACTAGAAGAGCATCTGATGATAGCCTTAGAGCCGGAGGCAGCTTCAATCTATTGCCAACACATACCAGTGGAAAGGGCATCAAATAGCTTCTTAGAGAGCGCCAGAGCAGGCCTTGCCTACATGGTCGTCGATTTGGGAG gtggCACATTAGACATCACAATCCATCAACGACAACCGGACAAGACGCTGAAGGAACTTCACGAAGCCACAGGAGGAGCTTTAGGGGGGAAATCGGTTGATGACGCGTTTGAAAAATTTGTAGAAGAAATAGTAGGACAAGAAAATATCCAACAGCTAAAGGAAACCAGTATGGATGATTATGTTCATCTTCTTCGAGAATTTGAAATGAAGAAACGACAGATTACTGAAATCAAACCTGAAAAAGTATCGATGTCAGTACCTTTCGCACTCGTGGAACTTCTGCAGAAagacaaaaaaagaaaaggcATCGACAACGCTGTTAAGAACTCAAAGTTTTCCTCAAATGTAACGAGTGCACGTCAAAAACTACAAATACAGAACACAGAATTTAGAAAGTTTTTTCAACCAACAATTGACGGTATCATCAAGCACATGGAAGATATACTTTACGATGAAAAGTTCATggatgtgaaatatattttaatggtaGGTGGTTTTTCAGACTGTGTACTTGTACAGAATGCTATCCGTCATAGATTTACAGAGAAAGTGGTCATAGTCCCAGATGATGCCGGATTAGCCGTGTTGAAAGGTGCCGTTCTGTACGGACATCAACCAAGGTCTATTAGCAGCAGAGTGGCACGTTTCACGTACGGCATCCAGAGCTGGCCTGCATTCGATCCACGTAACCATCCAGCGGACAAGAAGATCGTTATCGATGGCGTTGCACGATGTCAGGACGTTTTCTTTAAGTACATAGAAATAGGGCAACAAGTTACACCTGGCCATGCGGAATCTCAGGTTTTCCAGGCTTTGAAACCAGACGAAGAGAGTTTAGAATGTTCTGTGTATGTATCTTCGAAAAGAGATCCTTTGTTTGTAGACGAGGAAGGGTGTCGGGAACTAGGTGTACTCAAAGTGCCTTTGGGTTCCAGTAGAAGGAGGGGACCAGCTGAGGTTGAGGAGACCCTGATATTTGGGGAGACTGAGCTCCACGTGCGTGCAAGGAACAGATCTACCGGGAAAATGTACGAGGCAAGCTTTGACCTTCT GGGCGAAGGTTTCTAG